The region caggtgatccacccaccttggcctcccaatatgctcGAATTATAGGCacgaaccactgtgcctggccatgtcaCTGGTGCCTTAACCAAgcctcttttaatttttcaaacgGAAGAGCCCCTGTCCCAAAGTTACTGCTGCTGAGCCCTTTCAAGTTGACTCAGTGAGGCGGGAGAAAAGCGGAAGTGGTGTGGGAAGAGGCGGGCTCTGGGCCAGCTGCTGGTcctgctctcctccctcctctggcCTCTAGGCTCCCAGGAGTGGTTTGGAACCCGCGCCATGTGctctggaggctgtggcagggcagCGACGGTTTGGAACCCGTGCCATGTGCTCTGGGGGCTGTGGCAGGGCAGGGGGAGTCCTCGTGTCCCCTGTGCACAACACAGACAAAAGGCTGGGTCCATCCAGTGGGCGGTCGGGTGCCAGGGCGGTACTTACCCCGCCATGTTTGCAGCCAGAGGCCAGCTGGCTGCAGGTGCAGGGCTGTGCGTCAGGGGTCAGGGTGCACACACCCCTGCAGGTCTCGGGGCTCCTGGATTGCTTCTGGAAGGGCCCGGATGGGGCCTGACTGGAGCTGCCGAGGGGTGGAGCTTCTGGGAAAGGGATGCCTCCTTGGGGGAGTGTCTTGGGCCTGGGGCCActtggcagagacagagacgggtcCATGGCAGTATCTGCTCTTCTCTGTGAAGGCAAAGGGCCTCTGACGGAGTATTACAGCCGCCTCATCCACCAGAAGCATTTCCAGCACATCCAGGTCTGCATCCCCTGGCTGGAGGCCGAGGACTACCCCCTGCTTCTAGGTGAGAGGCCAGCGGGAGGCTCAGGGAGGAAGCGGGGCCTTAAGCAGGGGGAACAGGGGTGGGCGGGATGTACTTTTTCTGAAAAGGTGGCTCTGGAGGCCACTTGGGGACGGGACCTGGGCTCCGGCTGAACTCCCGGGAGGAGGCTACTTCCTGGTGtgccagcccctccctgccaGGTGGCCCCAGAGGCCGTTTACCAAGGGGTTTGAGGAGGCCACATCCTTTCAGCCTGCCACGCCCTCCATTCAGTCCTCTTCTTTCCTGCAGGAGGGCTGGGCCTGGGATTGGGGTCACTGTTGCCCAGGTGTGGGAGGGCAGTGGCTTTGGGAGGTACAGGGACGATGTGTCAGACAGCTTCGCCTCTCCCAGTGAGATGGTTCTCCTTTGCCTCCGTCTCTTTCCCCGTTGATTTCTCCAAGTGGGGAGTTGTGGCTTGGTCTTGATGCGTCTGTAAAGCCGCATCTTCCAGCTTCGAGTGAGCAGAGCAGTTGGAGGCTGAGGGCCTTTTCCTGGCAGGACTctccagctagtttttgtttgagatagtctcactccattgcctaggctggagtgcacgatctcagttcatgcaacctccgcctcctgggttcaagcgattctcccacatcagcctcccgagtagattacaggattacaggagcccgccacaacacctggcttatttttgtatttttagtagaaacagggtttcaccgtgttggccaggctggtcttgaactcctgacctcaagtgatcctcctgccttggtctccctaaatgctgggattccaggcgtgaccCATCACGCCTGGCCCCAGCTAGTCCTTAGAAATGTTAAGCTTTTTCGCTTTATTTTCACACTGACAGCTGGTTTGTAGTGGGTGGGTGTGCtgtggtttattattattattattattattattattattattattattattattattattattttgagacggagttttgctcttgtagcccaggctggagtgcaatggcacggtcttggctcactgcaacctccgccttcccaggttcaagcaattctcctgcctcagcctcctgagtagctgggattacaggcacctgcaacgaAGCTTcactagttttgtattttttttagtagagatggggtttcaccatgttggccaggctggtcttgaactcctgacctcaggtgttccgcccactttggcctcccaaaatgctgggattacatgcgggaggtgaacctgggaggtggaggttgcagtgagctgagattgtgccactgcactccagcctgggtgacagattgagactctgtctcaaaacaaaacaaaacaacaacaacaaaaaaaattgtggttAAGTAGAAAAAGTGTCAACTTACATTTTCAGATGTCCCAGCCAGGCCATGTGGCTGTTTGGCCAGCTTAAGCCACTTGTGGTTGGGGCTGTCGGGGGCCTTATCCGATTTTCACTCCCCTCGGGGGATGTTGCCTCACTGTGCTGGAAGGATTTGTGCTCCCAGGGCAGAGACCAGCGCTCTGACCGCACCCCTCTTGCCTAGCAGGGTCGGTGGACCTGGGTGTCTGTCTGCACACGTCCTCCAGTGGCCTGGACCTGCCCATGAAGGTGGTGGACATGTTCGGGTGCTGTTTGCCTGCGTGTGCCGTGAACTTCAAGTGGTAGGAGCAGAACCCGAATCTTTCTGGAGATAGCTTCACAGATCCACCGCTGAGGGGGAAACAGTGCAGAGCGAGCTGCCCACAGTGAGGCTCTGCCCCTCGGTCAGTCCAGCACACACTGGAGGCCACGAGGAGGAGCCCTGCAGCTACTGTGGCTGGGCTGAGCCTCACTGAAGTGGTTGCTTCCATTTAGAGCTCATGTTATatttaggttggtacaaaagtaatcacggtttttgccattaaagatggcaattacttttgcaccaacctaatatgaaaaaaaagcacCTTAAATACTAGAACTCCACTCGGGGCTTTTGCTCCTAGAG is a window of Gorilla gorilla gorilla isolate KB3781 chromosome 9, NHGRI_mGorGor1-v2.1_pri, whole genome shotgun sequence DNA encoding:
- the LOC101130727 gene encoding chitobiosyldiphosphodolichol beta-mannosyltransferase-like; this encodes MPPWGSVLGLGPLGRDRDGSMAVSALLCEGKGPLTEYYSRLIHQKHFQHIQVCIPWLEAEDYPLLLGSVDLGVCLHTSSSGLDLPMKVVDMFGCCLPACAVNFKCLHELVKHEENGLVFEDSEELAAQLQMLFSNFPDPAGKLNQFRKNLRESQQLRWDESWGQTVLPLFMDT